In Drosophila subpulchrella strain 33 F10 #4 breed RU33 chromosome 3R, RU_Dsub_v1.1 Primary Assembly, whole genome shotgun sequence, the following are encoded in one genomic region:
- the LOC119548212 gene encoding transmembrane protein 192, with protein sequence MEQPATVGAAVQRGVSPAHIHDTAQLLDPVLFANDNGSFKLNTVPAFSLHLLISTVISIVGIVLAASFPTDRRCDAYFIMLYLRATFWVITYLFDHFVKIQHNNLRMKGYHDFHRDTNMQKGIPLQLVSLWNSMLLAVQALIHHFYAENFWEHCAAGWLSPVSYVTAFTVAENVVLAVSHSLYIDKVRRFNSAKLPPDVLRGADRAGGSLGLMQPGGDIDDLLEKQADLIDYLRDHTHKLNQKLHQMQTNLRPFRAPQIP encoded by the exons ATGGAGCAACCAGCAACAGTAGGCGCCGCTGTCCAACGGGGCGTGTCCCCGGCCCACATCCATGACACGGCCCAGCTCCTGGACCCCGTGCTCTTCGCCAACGACAATGGGAGCTTCAAATTGAACACAGTGCCTGCATTTAG CCTTCATCTGCTTATCTCCACTGTAATCTCCATTGTGGGCATCGTTCTGGCGGCCTCGTTTCCCACAGATCGACGCTGCGATGCCTACTTTATCATGCTCTACCTACGGGCCACCTTCTGGGTCATCACATAT CTCTTCGATCATTTTGTCAAGATACAACACAACAATTTGCGCATGAAGGGCTATCATGATTTCCACCGCGATACGAATATGCAGAAGGGGATTCCACTGCAGCTGGTCTCGCTGTGGAACTCCATGCTGCTGGCCGTACAGGCCTTGATCCATCACTTTTATGCCGAGAACTTTTGGGAACACTGCGCCGCCGGCTGGTTGTCGCCGGTTAGCTATGTGACAGCCTTCACTGTGGCCGAGAATGTGGTGCTGGCCGTCTCCCACAGCTTGTACATTG ACAAGGTGCGTAGATTCAATAGCGCCAAGCTGCCTCCTGATGTCCTGCGCGGTGCGGATCGTGCCGGCGGCTCATTGGGCCTCATGCAACCCGGAGGCGACATCGACGACTTGCTAGAAAAGCAGGCCGACCTCATCGACTATCTACGTGACCACACGCACAAGCTCAACCAGAAGCTGCACCAAATGCAGACCAACCTCCGTCCGTTTAGGGCTCCACAAATTCCTTAA
- the LOC119547756 gene encoding dual specificity protein kinase TTK: MTTPVPRRTKDMMALALDSDSEDDFNTPYRPRSAAQAIQQPVASFQIPARGKENEPYPMPVNVLPRRVSELTMMESDSEEEDVKSNHNLNCAILNDSFVLSPSQELTNSNGSIHTRRSTNAVPLKQSDSNLSFLGRFNKMGINCSSQGSPAAKSEKPAPTIPAATERRPLQDTETPLRNEMCTSSKAKPDANFITPQVRTVGSTLAGKSRSAVSNDFRAQKVLFQTPMTVSRAAPVTSESISFSLCDTISESPDIPEPPKKVDPPKNQSKKSLDNVFRESEKNIVPTKEEIVEPKEMVSKPAATAQPEPPSNSSKTSSILKIKNHEYTIAKQLGCGGSSSVYLARRSDSGDEFALKVVDLQADPQVVQGYLNETKLLAKLQGNVCVVALYDYQLVREESKLYMVMEKGDCDLNKILQSYTTALPLYSLMNILYQMLQAVNYIHQNGVIHSDLKPANFLMVSGRLKLIDFGIASNIALDSTSIIKFSQAGTFNYISPEALTDTSTGNSPMRGANQPKIKISTKSDVWSLGCILYLLLYQKTPFGHIRNIYAKMSAIATPSTSIEFPAIPPYYPIMLVHMAKNCLQLDPKKRPSCNELLQYPFHMIIPLQNLQIPKQSRHQ; the protein is encoded by the exons ATGACTACGCCCGTGCCGCGTCGCACCAAGGATATGATGGCACTGGCACTGGATTCTGACTCGGAGGACGACTTTAACACGCCATACCGACCACGATCGGCGGCACAAGCAATACAGCAGCCGGTGGCGTCTTTCCAGATCCCGGCAAGGGGCAAGGAGAACGAGCCCTATCCCATGCCCGTGAATGTGCT GCCTCGTCGCGTATCCGAGTTGACCATGATGGAATCGGACAGCGAGGAGGAGGACGTCAAGAGCAATCACAACCTAAACTGCGCCATCCTAAACGATTCCTTTGTTCTGAGCCCCTCCCAAGAGTTAACGAACAGTAATGGCAGCATCCACACCCGACGATCAACCAACGCCGTTCCTCTTAAGCAATCCGATTCGAATCTTTCGTTCCTTGGGCGATTCAACAAAATGGGCATCAATTGCAGTAGCCAGGGATCACCTGCTGCGAAGTCGGAGAAGCCAGCGCCCACGATCCCAGCGGCGACGGAAAGGCGCCCACTCCAGGACACAGAAACGCCGCTGCGCAATGAAATGTGCACATCCTCTAAGGCTAAGCCGGATGCTAATTTTATAACCCCCCAAGTACGAACCGTTGGTTCCACCCTAGCTGGAAAAAGCCGCAGTGCGGTGTCCAATGATTTTCGGGCGCAGAAGGTGCTCTTCCAAACGCCCATGACCGTCAGTCGAGCAGCTCCTGTCACCTCCGAGAGCATAAGCTTCTCGCTCTGCGACACCATCAGCGAGAGTCCGGACATTCCAGAGCCTCCGAAAAAAGTAGATCCTCCAAAAAATCAATCCAAAAAGTCCCTGGATAATGTGTTCCGGGAGTCGGAGAAGAATATTGTGCCGACCAAAGAGGAGATCGTTGAGCCAAAGGAGATGGTGTCGAAGCCCGCAGCTACCGCCCAACCAGAACCGCCTTCCAACTCCTCCAAGACCTCTAGTATACTGAAAATCAAAAACCACGAATACACGATTGCCAAACAGCTGGGCTGCGGTGGTTCCAGCTCGGTTTACTTGGCACGTCGCTCGGATTCTGGGGACGAGTTCGCCCTGAAAGTGGTGGATCTGCAGGCCGATCCCCAAGTGGTGCAGGGCTATCTCAACGAAACGAAGCTGCTGGCAAAGCTGCAGGGAAACGTTTGCGTTGTGGCGCTCTATGATTA CCAACTTGTTCGCGAAGAGTCCAAGCTGTACATGGTTATGGAGAAGGGCGACTGCGACCTAAACAAGATCCTGCAAAGCTACACCACCGCCCTGCCGCTCTATAGCCTTATGAACATCCTGTACCAGATGTTGCAGGCGGTCAACTACATTCACCAGAACGGTGTCATCCACTCGGACCTAAAGCCGGCCAACTTCCTGATGGTCAGCGGGAGGCTGAAGCTAATCGATTTTGGCATCGCCAGCAATATTGCCTTGGACTCCACGAGCATCATCAAATTTTCACAGGCTGGCACCTTCAACTACATCAGTCCGGAGGCGTTGACGGACACCTCCACGGGCAACAGTCCAATGCGCGGAGCTAATCAGCCCAAGATCAAGATATCCACCAAGTCGGACGTGTGGTCGCTGGGCTGCATCCTCTACCTGCTGCTCTACCAAAAGACGCCCTTCGGCCACATCCGGAACATCTATGCCAAGATGAGTGCAATCGCCACTCCGAGTACCAGCATCGAGTTTCCCGCCATTCCGCCTTACTATCCCATCATGCTGGTTCAT ATGGCCAAGAACTGCCTTCAGCTGGATCCCAAAAAGCGTCCATCGTGCAATGAACTGCTGCAGTATCCATTCCATATGATCATTCCGCTACAGAATCTGCAGATACCCAAGCAGAGCCGCCACCAGTAA